GCGTTACCGGTGTCGCCGACCGTTCCGACCTGGTCGCCCCCCGCAACCGACTGACCGGGTTCGACCGCCACCGACGCCAGGTGGCTGGTGTAGTAGCGCACGCCGCGATCGTCGACCAGCGACACGAACAGGCCGCTGCGGGTGGCCGGGTCGTCGCTGGCGCTGTCCCACTCGTCGGTCGTGGACACGTCCTCGATGACGCCATCGGTCACCGCCAACACCGGGGTTCCACAGGACGTGAACATGTCGGCCGCCGGGTAGTCGTGATGGCTCGAGTCGTAGTTGGTGTCCGCCGACGCCGACGGAAAGGTGAAGGTGCGGGGGCCGTCGGGCGCCGGGGCTGAGCCGGCGGGCACCTCGGTGCTGCCCGAGGGCGGCGCACGGCGCGCCGGATCGCTGATACGGCTGCCGAGCACCCCGGCGACGACGACCGCCACGATCACCGCGCACCCGAGCCCCAGCCACAACGCCGCTCGTCCGGACTTCGCCCGCCCGCTCACCCGGCCTCCATCGGACGCCCGTCGCCGCACCGAGTTCGTGGCGCCCGCGGCCCCGGCCCGCCGGCGTCGCTAGCGGCGCTGGGCACCGCTCCAGTCCCGCTCGTCCCACGGTTGCGCTCCGGCGGGACCCGCCGAACGCGCCTTGACCCGACCCTTGACCGCCCCTCCAACCTTGCCCGGAGCTCCCGCCGCCGCGCTGGTCAGCTTGCCGGCCGCCCCCTTGGCCAGGTTGGCCGGGGTGAGCTGTTCGCGCCTCGCCTGCAGCTCGGATTCGGCCCGCCGGGCGCCGACGACGCCTGCCGCAGCCCCGACCGCAAACCAGAATGCTCGCTTGGGAATCACGTCGTCTCCTCCCCCGCCGGCGTGGCGGGTTGGTCACTGGTCGTGTCGGGCTGTTCGACCGACGGTAGCGCCCCCCGGGCGGCCAGTCGCTGGGCGACGCGCCCCTCGTAGCCATGCTGGGACGGTTGGTAATAGCGCCGGCCGGCCACCACGTCGGGCAGGTACTGCTGATCGACCCAGCCGGATGGGTCGTCGTGCGGGTAGCGATAGCCGACGCCGTGACCCAGCCGTTTGGAGGCCTGGCCGGAGGTGTCGCGCAGCGGTGGCGGCACCTCGCCGACCAGCCCGCGTCCCACGTCCCCGAGCGCTGCGCCGATGCCCAGGTAGGCCCGGTTGGACTTGGGCGCCTGGGCCAGGTGGACGACCACCTGGGCCAGGTTGATCCGGGCCTCGGGCAGCCCGACCAGCTCGACCGCCTG
Above is a window of Candidatus Microthrix subdominans DNA encoding:
- a CDS encoding M23 family metallopeptidase, translating into MSGRAKSGRAALWLGLGCAVIVAVVVAGVLGSRISDPARRAPPSGSTEVPAGSAPAPDGPRTFTFPSASADTNYDSSHHDYPAADMFTSCGTPVLAVTDGVIEDVSTTDEWDSASDDPATRSGLFVSLVDDRGVRYYTSHLASVAVEPGQSVAGGDQVGTVGDTGNAAGTGCHIHFGLSPACLTGWQNRRGLTYPQPFLDDWRSGGDRDPLETIEAIGCG